The Pirellulales bacterium genomic interval GCGGCTTGGCTGCGGCAACTCTGCCTCGATTGTGGGGCCGAGGATGCCGGCCTGGTCGAGATCGATCGGCCAGCGATTCGTGATCAGCGGGCGGACATTCTGCGAGTGTTTCCGCACGCCAAGACGCTCGTGAGCTTTGTCTGCCGGATGAATCACGAACCGATCCGCAGCCCAAGCCGGTCGGTCTCGAATTTGGAATTTCACGGCACCTACGATCATTCGAACGAGGTTGCCCGCAAGATTGTTGCCGCGTTGCAGGATCGCGGCATTCGCGCCTTGAATCCGTCCGCCGGTTTTCCGATGGAGATGGATCGATTTCCCGGCAAGATCTGGGTCGTAGGGCATAAGCCGGTCGCGGTCGAGGCGGGGCTGGGGCGGATGGGCATTCATCGCAATATCATCCATCCGAAGTTCGGCAACTTTATCGTGCTCGGCACGGTGATCGTCGACGCCGAGGCATCGGCCTACGATGCCCCGATCGAATACAACCCTTGCCTTGAATGCAAACTGTGCGTCGCCGCCTGCCCGGTGGGGGCTATCTCGCCGCAGGGCGCTTTCCAATTCTCCAGCTGCATGACGCACAACTATCGTGAGTTCATGAGCGGCTTCGCCGATTGGATCGAAAAAATCGCCGAAAGCGACGACGCGCTCAGCTATCGCGAAAAAACGGCGCTGTCCGAGACGGCCTCGATGTGGCAGTCGCTCTCCTTCGGCCCGAACTACAAGGCTGCCTATTGCCTGGCAGTTTGCCCGGCCGGTGAAGACGTCATCGGACCGTTTCTCACCGACAAAGCCGCCTTTCTCACCGACACGCTGCGGCCATTGACGGAAAAGGTCGAGACACTCTACGTCATTCCGGGCTCGGATGCCGAGGAGCATGCCGCACGGCGCTTCCCCGCCAAGACGTTGAAGCGCGTGAGCAGCGGCATTCGCGCCACGTCGATCGACGGGTTCTTGTTTGGTTTGAAGTTGCTGTTTCAGCCGGGCCAGGCCGCCGGGCTTGACGCTGTGTATCACTTCACCTTTACGGGCCAGCAGGAGAAGCAGGCGACCGTTGCGATCCGCGACGGTGTATTGGCAATCCATGACGGTCATCGGGGCCAGCCCGGCTTACGGATCGTGGCCGACAGTCAGGCGTGGCTGGGATTTGTCGCCAAAGAGCGAAACCTGTTGTGGGAGATCCTTCGGCGGCGAATTCGCCTGCGCGGATCGCTCCGCTTGCTGCTTGCCTTCGCTAAGTGCTTCCCCTCGTAGAGCACGGTACACGCGCACATCTTTTTCTTTGAGAGAGACGAAACATGAAGACTTTCAGTGAATACGGCGAAAAGCTGGTCCGCGGCGAAGCACCTCCGCCCCCGATCGGGCGCTTGCTGGGATTCGTGCCAACAAGCATCGGGGCTGGTCGAGCCGTCTTCGAGATGCAGGCCGACGAGCGCCACCACAATCCGATGGGCACCGTACACGGCGGAATTCTGTGCGACCTGGCCGACGCCGCGATGGGATTTGCCTATGCTTCGACGTTGCGCGAAGGAGAATCGTTCACAACCGTCGAGCTAAAGATCAATTTCTTTCGCCCGGTTCGCAACGCGAAACTTATCGCCGAAGCAAATGTCCTGCGTGCCGGAACGACGCTCGGCTACATCGAATGCGACGTCAAAGACACTTACGGAAAGCTCGTGGCCCGTGTCGCGAGCACTTGCATGAAGCTGCTTGCGCGCGGCAACAGCGTGACATGATCCCCTGCTTACCTATAGATTAAGGGAGGTTCCATCGATGGATCATCAGCAATTGGTTGACGAGCAATACGGCACAGAGCCGCTCGTGACTCGCGTCGAGGCGGCACTCCGCTCGGCCAATCCCGCCGAACGATCGATCAGTTGGACGGATCTCGTGCCGCTCGATCAATTCCACGTCGGCGGGTTGGGCGCCTCGCGCGACCTGGCCGAGGCGCTCGGCGTCGAACACGGCGCCACGCTGCTGGACGTTGGTTGCGGGCTGGGTGGCCCGGCAAGGTTTCTCGCCGCGACCTGTGGCGCACGAGTAACGGGCATCGACCTTAGTCGGTCCTTTGTCGAGACCGCTCAGCTACTCACGCAGCGCTGCGGAATGACAGGTACCGTCACGATCCAGCAGGCGAACGCGCTCGATCTGCCCTTCGCCGACGCTAGTTTCGATCTGGCCTGGACGCAGCACGTAGCCATGAATATCGCGGATCGCCCGCGGCTCTACGCCGGCCTGCATCGGGTGCTAAAACCGGCCGGCAAGCTGGCGATCTACGATGTCATCGCCGGAGACGGTCGCCCGTTGATCTTCCCAGTTCCCTGGGCGCGTCGGCCGGAACTGAGTTTCCTGCTGAACGCCAACCAGATGAAGGCCACTCTCGCCACGGCAGGGTTCACGGAGCTGACTTGGATCGACAAGACCGAGGAGGGCATCGTCTGGTTCGATCAACTGCGATCGAAACAAAGCGAGGGCATGCCCGCACTCGGCATTCACATCGTGATGGGCAACGAATTTGGGAGCATGGCCGCGAACCTGGGACGCAATTTCCAGGAAGGGCGCGCTCGTATAGTGCAAACCATTGTGCAGCGCAGTTGATGCACACGATGCCAGCAGGGCGCGGCGCTATGCTATCACCGTAAATCTGTCAGCTTGCGGTGGTTGGCGAGTTCTTGGCGATCGATTCAGCCGAACTCGATATGCCAATCTCAACGGCCGATGCAATCTGCATCGAGTGGACGGTCAGGGGCTTCCGATGTGAACCCGTCCTAGTGTGACCAGCCCATCCTTTGGGTCACACGGCCGGTCGGCCTACCTGATTTGCTCGTCACCTTTCGACGCTGCTTCTCGATCCCGTCGAATCATCCCTCTGGCTGTGCGCGCACTCAGCTTATGCCCCACCGAACAGCGTCGCTTGAGACGTCAAATTTACGACTGTATTCGCCCAGCAGCGTGCTGCTGACTTTTCTGTTTCACGGCGTGTTCGCCGACCAGCACGAGATTGAACGAAACGCCGTCGACCCGCAGCAACGAATTACCGTCGAGCACTTCCGGCAATTCGTGGCCCACATGCTCGATTGCGGATACGAATTTGTCCTGCCGAACCAGGTAGTCGCGGGTTTGGACGCTGACGGTCGCTATGTGATGGCCACGTTCGACGACGGTTACGCCAGTAACGCTCTGGTACGCCCGGTGCTCGAAGAATTCGGCGTCGCGGCGCTCTTCTATATTTCGACCGGCCACGTGCTCGCGAAAAAATCGTTCTGGTGGGATGTCGTACATAGAGAGATCCTGCGCCGCGGTGGAACACCCGACGACGCCCAGAAAGTCGGTCGAGGTCTCAAGGAACTAACCAACCCGCAGATCGAAGATGTGATCGTCCGCATGTTTGGCGCCGAGTCGATTGAGCCCTGGGGGGACATTGATCGACCATTCACCCCCCAAGAGCTGCGCGCATTTGTTGATTCTCCACTGGTCGAGGTGGGCAATCACACGCGCGATCACGCGATTCTGACGAATTACACTCCGGCGGGCGTAAGACAGCAGCTAGCAGACGCGCAAGACGACCTGGAATCTATGGTCGGATACAGACCGACGAGTGTATCCTACCCCAACGGCAACTACTCGCCGGACGTACTGCGCGTTGCTAGTGAACTGGGGTTTTCGCTGGGAATCACCGTCGAACGCAGAAAGAATCTGTTGCCCGTCGATGGCGCGAACGACGGTCTTCTACGGCTCGGTCGCCATATCTTATGGGGCACGCGAGACATCCCCGAGCAATGTAATGCAATCCGGTCCGATGGCTGGTGGAAAGGGGCCTGGGCGAAGTTCGTTAATAGGGATAAACGATTGTGGCAACGACGGTCTGCCTGATTCGGCCAAACCCACCGCTCTTCTATTTCGCAAACGAGCTTCACCGGCAAAATCCGTTGGCGCTGGTCGTTATTGAATCGCGTCCTCAGTCACCGCTGGCGCAATGGTGGCGCCAACTGCACGCGGCATCAGATCAGCCAGCGGGGCTCGAACCGGCCCGGCTACCGCGACGTCGGGTGCGGCCAGAGCAGGCCCGTGATTGCCGGCGGTTCTTCGGCGACGCCTGGCGGTACCTCGATCCGACCATTCCGTTGCTGGTCGTGCCCGACATTAATGCGCCGATTGTGCGCGAGCGAATCGTGGCGCTGCGTCCGCAGGTAGTCGTTGATCACGGCACGTCGATCGTGCGAAAAGAGTTGTTGGCCGCCGTGCCGTTGGCCTTGAATATCCACTGGGGCCTTTCTCCCTATTACCGTGGCACTCATTGCACGGAGTGGGCCCTGTTAAATTGGGATCCCTTCAACGTCGGTGTCACTCTGCACCGACTGACGCGAGATATCGACGGTGGCGGGGTTGTCGCGCAGGCCCGCGCGGAAATTGCGCCGCAGGACACCGTTCACAGCATCAACATGCAACTGACGTATCTTGGCACAAAACTGGCCATAGAGGCGATCGAACAAGTCGCCGCCGGGCAGCCGCTTACGTTTCACAGCCAAGATCATTCGCAGGGTCTGCTGACGCTCAATCGGCAATGGAGTCGCCCACTCGCCAAGCAGATCCGGCACTTAGAGCATCGCGGGCTGATCGCGACAATGCTCAAGCATCCGGCGCGCCGGGCGCGGCTTCCGATCATCGAACCCGCGAGCCTTGTCACGGCGCCGGCGCTCGCCTAAGTCCCGGATCATCGACGAACGAACGATACCGTGAGCACACTTTTCCGGTTTCCCAATTCGCTCAAGCATGATCCAGCAGTCGAAGCCTGGCTGAACGAACGTGCAAGCTCCTTGGGCATAATCGCCCGACACTGGTTCGAGCTCATGCGCAAGTGTGGCGACGACGTGCGTGAGCTATTGCACGACGGTCATCCCACCGCGTGTGCCACCGACGCGGCATTCGCCTACGTCGACGCCTTCCAATCGCACGTGAATGTCGGATTCTTTCGCGGCGCCGAACTCGCCGATCCGAAAGGCTTACTGGAAGGAACCGGCAAACTCATGCGCCACGTAAAGCTCCGCCCCGACAGCGACATCGACGAGAGGGCTCTCGCCAAGCTCATCGAAGTCGCTTACAAGGATTTGAAGCAACGGGTGAAGGCGGAGTCGCGGCCTTGAGCTGGTGTTCCTTAGCTCATCGCCGTGTCAGTACTGATTGCCACCGCGCGCGGGCAACTACTGCTGGTCCTACGACCTGCCTGCAGAAATGTCACCTCCACGCCCCCTTACCCCCGATCGCCCGTTCTTCTGGCAGAGGCGATGATAGTGAGCAACTCGTCATTCACCGTCGAAGCGGTGAGTGCGCCCACAGTCAAATCGTTCTGCTGATCGAACAGCGGCATAGGTCCGTCCACAATTCGTGAGGCGGAATCAAATGTGTTTCGCGACATCAGATTGTCGACTAAAGTGCTCGCCGGTTTAGTTTGCACGGCGCTAGTCGCCGCTGTAGACGCTGTTTGCTGCGGGGAACTTACGTTGACAATGACATCTCGCAGGATTTCGCGTACTCGATCGTGTTGCGAGTCGGCGATAAACAGATTTCCCGCCGAGTCCACGGCCAGGCCACTTGCGGTGAGGCTGGCGTTCAGAGCTGGTCCGTCATCGCCCAATGCGCTATCGCGATCGATGACGATCGGGATCACAATACCCGTGACAGGATTTATCTCGTCAACCTGATTGCCGTCTAGACCGGTAGTGAAGATATTCCCATCCGTCCCGAGCGTGATGGTCGTCGCCGCGACATGTGCAAGGGTCGTAATGATGCCCGTTGTATGATTGACTTCGCGAATTCGGAAGCCATTGGCGTCGGCGATAAACAGATTGCCGGCTGTATCGACGGTCACGTCATAGGGATTTATTTGGGCCGTAGTGGCCAGTTCACCATCGCCGTTGTTGGAGCCACCTCCGGCGACCTTGGATATGACGCCCGACACGTGGTCGATTTTCATGACGCTCAGGTTGCCTGGAAAATACACATCTCCAACTGCGGACGCTGCGACAAAACCTGACATCTGCGACGTCGTGGCGATCGTCGTGATCAGCCCCGTGCTGTGGTCGACCTTGCGAATCGCCAAATTATAAGCATCCGCAATAAAGAGATCGCCGGCCGCATCCACGGCGATTGCGGCGGGCGAATGCAATGTGGCGTCCGCTGCTGGACCATTGTCGCCACTGTATCCGACAGCGCCCGGTCCAACGATCGTCGTAATGACGCCTGTGTCGTGATCGACTTTTCGAATGACGTTGTCAGCCGTGTCGGCGATCAGCAGATTGCCATCGGGATCAATGGCAATGTCGCTCGGCGCATTCAGCTCCGCATCGATCGCCGGTCCACCGTCGCCACTGTAACCCACGCCAGCAATCGTTGTTATCAACCCCGTGGAATGGTCTACCTTGCGCAGGAAATTATTCGTGGGACTGTAATTGTTGAGTCCAGCGAACCCTGACTGGACGAAGTACAGGTCTCCGGCTGGGCCGACCGCCACGCTGAATGGATATGACAACTTGTAATCGAACGCCGGCACATTGTCGCCAGTTTGCGTCCCACCACCCGCGACAACGGTCATGGTTCCTGTTGTTAGATCGACTTCATGGATCCTCCATCCGGACCAATCCGAGACGAACAAGTTCCCTGCCGCATCGATAGCGACGGAGTCGGCCTCGACGAAACTTGAATCGGGGGTGATACCGTCGTCGCCACCGAAGACACGGGTCATAATTCCCGTGACAGCGTCGACCTTTCTCACAGCTTCCCCGTCGGCGAAAAACACATCTCCGGACGCTGTGGCGGCTATGCCGGTAGGCGTGATTTCGGCCTCGGTTGCGAGATGGTCGTCACCGGCATAGCCCATGGTTCCATTTCCCGCAATCGTCGTGATGATGCCCGTCGCATGGTCGACTTTACGAATGCGCGCATTGTAGAAATCCAGAATAAACACGTCGCCAGCGGCATCCGTCGCCAGGCCAGCCGGCAGCGGCGATGATGTAGCACCGTTGATCCCATAGGCAAAGTTCAATTGCGCATCGGTGGCTGGCCCGTTGTCACCGCTAAAGCCTGCGACACCAGTTCCGGCAATCGTCGTAATAATGCCCGTGGCATGATCGACTTTGCGAATCACGTCATTGCCGGCATCAGCAATGAACAGATCGCCTGCTTGATCAACTGCGACGGCGGTTGGCTTGTTCAATAAGGCGAGAACGGCCAGGCCATTATCGCCGGCGTAGCCCTCGTCTCCCGCTCCGGCCACGGTCGTGATAATCCCGGTGCTATGATCAATCTCGCGAATGCGATTGTTGTGCTTGTCGGCAATGTAAATATTCCCTTGGCTGTCGACTGCAATTCCCTGATCGTCGTGCAGGAGAGCGTCGATGGATGGATCGCCATCCGCCACACCACCCCCCACGGCCGTGACAATGGTCGACGCGGGGCTTATCGCAGCGGTTGCGCTGGTCGCGAAAATGCCACTGGGATCGTTGTACACCGCAGTAAGCTTATGCTGGCCAACAGGTAGTGACACGTTCGACAGATTGGCGTTTCCCTGCTCAACAGAAGCACTTCCCAGCGCGATACCGTCACTGAAAAACGTAACGGACCCTTCGTTAGGACTAATAGGACTTTGCGGGTTCGCCACCACTTGAGCCGAAAGCGTAATCGTTTGGTCAGCAGTTATCGAACTCGGTACAGGGCTCAGCGAGATTCCTGTCCCCAGTACATTGACGGGTGACGTCTGATGGGCGAGCCACGCACTCGAAACAACCGCAATGTCCTGGTTGTTGATGATCTGATCGCCATTTGTGTCTGCGATTGGCCGACCAGGCTGAGCCCATTGCGAACTCAATTGCGCGAGGTCCTGACCATTGACAATTCCGTCCTGGTTGACGTCCCCCGGAAGGACATTGAAGCGGAACGAAAAATCGGTGCCTGCAATGCCGTTTCCCGAAGGATAGACGCTCGTGCCGTCGCTCCATGCTCCCGCGAGCGCGTTGCCGGACGAATCATGCACTCCCTGCGCCGAATGGCCGTTCAATACCAGCAGGTAGCTGCCTGCCGGGAGTGGCGAACTGAGCGTCCACGTCACGGTCGAGGTCGACTGGTCGAACAACATTGGGCCAAAGGTGACGTTTCCGCCCTGCAAACTTATCAAGGTAAGGGCGGAGGGCTGAACAAGAACATTCTCATTGAACGAGATCTTGATCTGGTTCAGATTTTGCCAAGGGAGCGAATCAAGCTGGGCGGAAGATCCGACCGGGATTGAGTATCCTCCGTTGCCAAGCCCATCTGCCGCGAGACTCGATACGAATGCCGGAGACCAAGAGGTGCCCGCGACGACAACGTTCGTCACCTCTGGCACTAGCGAAGCTGCCGAGAATAGATAGCGAGGTTCTAACGCTTCGATGTGCCCCAGAGTGGAAGCCGAGGAGTGCCCGCCGGCGCGCAGCGGCATGCGATCTGGTGTTAGTCGTCTACGATTCTTTTCTTGAAAAGCTACCTTTGTGCTAACACCTGCCCGACGACGTGCGAAATAAGAAAACATAAATAGATTCTCCCCGAGTCGGAGTTGCCCTGCATCTCTGCGACTCGTCCAAATGAAAACGAACCAACATTCGCGCGCGAAATATGAATAGATGAATCGCGCGAACCCTAGTCGTCAAAAACGCGACGGAAAGATCTGAAAAGCTGCCTGACCGACCTGACACAGCGGTTCCTCATGCGCGCAGCGCAACAAAATCGATCGCTAAATGCGCGACGATATTGCGCAGCCTCGCTAAGATCGCGACATGAACTAAATACTTTGCAGCCCAAGATGGGCGTCGCGGTTAGATTGCCTCCTCTCCGCTGTTGAGCATCATACTGAGCTCCGATGGTTGTCGTCAACGTATTTCTATCCTCGAAATTCGTAGATTATTTTTAACATTTATAGGTGGTGTGTTCTTTAGTATCGAATCCTATTACATAGGATGCATACGTGTCTCACAACCAGAGTTCCAGGAACACATTTCGTCAACAGCTTGTGAATGCGAGGTTCTGAAGAGAGACAGCTCTACCATGGCTCAAGAGTCCGGCGCGAGTTCTCGGTGAACGCGGACCCGCCGGTCAATCGAGAGCCTCAAAAACTTGCCCATCCATCTCGCTGATGCACCTGCGGTGCTGAGCAAAATGAGCGGCGCGCTTGCCGTCGTGGATCGCAGGCGGCACCGTCCAGTGGTCTCTGATCCTGGTTGGGCGTGCAGCTTTTCGCGGAATGGTATAAGTAATGCACATTGCGCGACGGCAACGCGAGAATGGCAAACTACCGCTGTCGGTGGACGTCGGGGGCAGCCCCACACCAGGGAGAAACAAGATGGCGGAGCGAGCGAAGAACACGATCTGCCTGTGGTACAACGGCGGCGCGGAAGAGGCGGCGCAGTTTTATGCCAAGACCTTTCCCGATTCTTCGGTCGACGCGGTACATCGCGCACCGGACGACTACCCTTCCGGCAAAGCAGGGGATGTCATCACGGTCGAGTTCACCGTATTGGGTATCCCCTGCATCGGACTTAACGGCGGACCTGCATTCCAGCACAACGAAGCGTTCTCGTTTCAGGTTGCCACCGTCGATCAGGCCGAAACGGACCGCTACTGGAACGCCATCGTCGGCAATGGTGGGCAAGAAAGTGCGTGCGGCTGGTGCAAAGACAAATGGGGCCTGTCCTGGCAGATCACGCCGGTCGTTTTGACCGAGGCGTACACAAGCTCCGATCGCGCGGCCGCCAAGCGTGCCTTCAACGCCATGATGACGATGACAAAGATCGACATCGCCAAGATCGAGGCGGCACTTCGCGGTTGAGCGTGGATAGCAAGCGCGACGCGAGCGTGGCGAAAATTTGGCCACGAGTACCGGCGGAATGCTCAGCGATCCCCCGCTAATGGGAGTACTGCCGGCACCGCGTAACGAGGATTTCGACCATCGTCGGATCAGACGCTTGCCAAAGGCGCTGCTTCGCACGATCATCCAAATGTCCTACCGAGTCAGTCGCGATAATGCTGATTGACCCCCTGCGACTCTTGCCATCAGCCCACGTTCGCTATCCTCGAGCTTCCCACCCGAGAGAAATCCACTCGATGTCGAGACACCCTGCTGCACGTGGGCTTCTCCTGGCGCTGCTCGCGGCTGTTTGCCTCGGCCCATCTGCGCTAAAGAGCGGGGCGTCGGAGATCCTGATCGTGGACCGGCTTTCGAATACGGTCGATCGTTACAGCAGCACGGGCCAGTTTTTGGGAACGCTGATCAGCGACAACCAGAATCTGAATCAGCCCGACGGCATCGTATTGTCGCCCGACCATACCAAGCTCTTCGTGGCCAGTTCCCAGAACAACGAGGTCGTGGAGTACGACTACAACTATGCTGCGGGAACCGCGACGAACCCATCGGTGTTTGCCACGGCCGCGCAAGGGCTCGAATTTCCGAGTTCGATGGTTTTCAGCCCGGATGGCACGAAGCTATACGTTGCCAATCTCGGCGGAGACGGTGTGAGTCAGCTCAACCTGAACGGTACTTCTGCCGGACCGAATATCACGGGCGGCAGCAGCGCGGACTTCAGCGGGTTGGCTTTCACATCCAGCGGCCAGCTTATCGCGGGGGGCTTCGACGGTGGAAGTGTCGCGATTTCCGATCCTTCGGTGAGTTCCTTCACGGACCTGATTTCCCCGAACCCTTCCCTGCAGGGGTTGGCGGGCCTGCTGGTCAACGGCAACGATTTGTACGTCACGGGTTTGTTTTCCAGCACGTTCGAGAAATTCAACATCAACACGGGCCAGGTCGACTCGAGCTTTTCGTCGGCAGCCGGCCTGGCTTTCCCCCAAGGCGTGATACTCTCGCCCGACGGCAACAGTCTGCTTGTCGGGATACTCGGGTTCTCCAACGGCGCGGGCAACATCTCTGAGTACAGCTTCGGTGGCGCGTTCCTGGGAACGTTTGCCAGCCCGGTGTCCGATCCGTCGAAAGGATTTGTCGAGGCGACATCTATGATTGTCGTGACTGGGCCAACGGCGCCCGCGTTACCAGGAGATGTGAATTTCGACGGCATCGTAAACGCCCAGGACCTCGCTCTCGTGTCCAGCAATTGGCTGCACACAGGCACGGGCGCCAACGATCCGCCCGGCGACGCGAATCATGACGGCATCGTCAACGCGCAGGATCTTGCCCTTATCTCCTCGAATTGGTTGGCAACCACCAGCGCCAACGCGGCGGCCGTGCCCGAGCCGGCGAGCCTCGTAATGGCGGGGACTGTGCTGGTCGTGCTAGGAGTCGCTGCCCGCCGCCGCGTTCATTAACCTGATCGCAGCCTTTGCTGTCGCAACGACCGTCGCCAGCCATCCACGGCTTATTGTCCAAGAGATTCCAAGAGGCGCCGATAGGTTTCATCAGCGCTCTTCCATTTGATTGTGCGCGCCGGATGCGGGCTGGGCGCGCCGGCCGGCAGTGGATGCGAGACGCCCATCGCGGCGCCAGTGTCGATGCTTGCCGTGTTGACCATCGAACCAATCGATTGCAGGCCCGTCTGCGGCGCTCCGGAATGGCACGAACGACAATCGGCCGCTAGTTTGAAAAGCCGGCCGCGCGATCCCCAGTCTCGGGCCGTCTCGTTCTCGAACAGCACGCGATAGACCGGCAAATCGTCCGGCTCGCGGTGCAAACCGCCGTGTTGCATCCCTCCCTCGGCGAGCGCGAGTCGCCGCTTCAGGGTGTACTTCACGGCGTTCACGCCATTGCCCAGGTTCGTGCCGGGATCGGATTGCCCTTTGCTGTTCTTGAAAATCAGCAACCGAACCGATTCGACCAGTGGCGTCGGGACCAATTGCAGATTTGTATCGAGCGCAATCAGGAATTGCATGAGCGCTACCTCGGTTCCCGCTGGCAATGCTGGGGCATCAGACGTCAGCGAGATGCTGCCGTGCTGTGCCGATGCTCGCCAGTCGATTCCCTTGGCGTCGAGCTCCCGCAGGTACTCCTCCAACTGCGGCCGCCCCTCGGGGAAGCGGCAAAAAACACGAAAGTATGAACGCCCTTGGAATGCCCGCATGTGCAAGAACACGTAGCGCCGCTCGACATCTTCGGAACGCCGCGTCTGATAGAAGTCGAGTTCTTGCCACTCATTGGCGTCGGACAGTATCCGCGGTGGCAGATAATCGCGTTGCGGATCAAAATCATGCGTCGCGGCAAATCGTCCCGACTCAACGGCTAGCGCATAATTGTCGGGCAGCTTGGCGAGTGTGTCTGCCGGCATCGCGAGCGCCTGAATCACGCGGGCCAACTTACCGCACAGTTCGTCGCGAGCGTGGCGAGTCTCGATGTCTCCCCGGCGCCCGACATGACGCACTGTGAGAAAATCGAACAACGTCCACAGGTCGTGTTGCAGCAACACTCGTTTGAGCGGATCGGCCGATAGCTCCTCGCCTTTCTGGTCCAGGAACTGATCAAGTAATCCTGCGAGCTGGGTGACGTTGGCTGGCTCGTCCCAATACGTCGTCCCCGCCCAGCCGAAAAACTCGATGCGATCCCCTCCTTCGATCCGCGCCACGGCCGGCCCCTCGCGGCGCGAAGGGAGCAAGCTGGGACGAATCGTGACGGCCGCGAAAAGTCGATTCCACAGGTGTTGCGGATCGGGATCGAACAGCGCCAGCGGCTCGGTCGAGCGGAGTGAGCCCGCTAACTCGCCGGTATGGTAATAGGCGGGATCTTCTTCTTCGATTTCCGCGCCCGACGTCATGACCGGCATCAATGCCACGAACGTCAGCAGCATCAAATAAACGAGACGATGCACTGCGCACATGGCGGGTTTACCAGTCATTGAATGTCGCGCCCCCTGAAAAATGATTGTCCTGCCTCCAACATAGTAGTCGGTAGAGCTGTCAGGAACACGGACCGCAGACCTCGGCGATTCTGGTATTCTTCGTGGATGGACGAGTTGCAGAACACGCCGAGTTCGCTGACCGAGGAACGTGAGGGCCGTTGCCTTGGATGCTTTCGGCCGCGGCGAGATTGTTATTGCGCGTCAATTCCTGCGGTCGACAATCAGACCGAGATTCTGATCCTGCAGCACCGCCGCGAACGCTTTCACCCGTTCAACACGGCGCGGATGGTGCATCGTGCGCTGCGCAATGCCAACCTGGTGGCCGATCATATCTCGGGCATCGCGGCCCGGCTCGTTATCGGCCCGCAAGCCGGATTGCTCTACCCAGGCCCAGACGCTGAGTTATTGACGAACGTGCCGGCCGAACAACGCCCGCGGCAGCTTATCGTCATCGACGGTACCTGGCACCACGCCAAGACGTTGGTTCGCGACATCCCGGCTCTGCACAAAGTGCCTCGCTATCGGCTTGCTCCGCGCGAGCCGAGCCGGTATCGGATTCGTCGCGAGCCCAGTGCCGCGCTGTTGTCGACCGTCGAGGCAACGGTTGCCGCCTTGCGCGTCTTGGAACCGGCGACCCACGGGCTGGATCAATTGCTCGACGCCTTTTACGCGATGGTCGAGCGGCAATTGGCGCAACCGAAGCGTGACAACGGCCAACGCCGTAATGCCGCGCGCACCCGGCACGGCCGCAACATTCCGGACGCGTTGCTCGGTAATCTGGCTGACGTCGTCGTGACTTACGGGGAATCGGTGCGCGCCGGCAACAGTTTCGATCCGTCAGCGCAGGTGCCGATCTCTTGGGTCGCGCAGCGGCTCGGGACCGGCGAACGTTTTGCCTGCCTCATCCGACCTCCCGGTAAGCTAGCGGACGAGGTCCTCGGCCACTTGGAGTTGACCGATGATCACTTTTCGGGCGCAATACCGCTCGATCGCGCCCGGGCCCTATGGCAGGCGTTTCAGCGCCCGACGGATGTCATCGCGCTGTTCAACCATGGCACCGCGCGACTCTTGGCGCAGCTAGCCGGCCAGGAAGCGGACTGCCACGT includes:
- a CDS encoding Ig-like domain repeat protein, with the protein product MPLRAGGHSSASTLGHIEALEPRYLFSAASLVPEVTNVVVAGTSWSPAFVSSLAADGLGNGGYSIPVGSSAQLDSLPWQNLNQIKISFNENVLVQPSALTLISLQGGNVTFGPMLFDQSTSTVTWTLSSPLPAGSYLLVLNGHSAQGVHDSSGNALAGAWSDGTSVYPSGNGIAGTDFSFRFNVLPGDVNQDGIVNGQDLAQLSSQWAQPGRPIADTNGDQIINNQDIAVVSSAWLAHQTSPVNVLGTGISLSPVPSSITADQTITLSAQVVANPQSPISPNEGSVTFFSDGIALGSASVEQGNANLSNVSLPVGQHKLTAVYNDPSGIFATSATAAISPASTIVTAVGGGVADGDPSIDALLHDDQGIAVDSQGNIYIADKHNNRIREIDHSTGIITTVAGAGDEGYAGDNGLAVLALLNKPTAVAVDQAGDLFIADAGNDVIRKVDHATGIITTIAGTGVAGFSGDNGPATDAQLNFAYGINGATSSPLPAGLATDAAGDVFILDFYNARIRKVDHATGIITTIAGNGTMGYAGDDHLATEAEITPTGIAATASGDVFFADGEAVRKVDAVTGIMTRVFGGDDGITPDSSFVEADSVAIDAAGNLFVSDWSGWRIHEVDLTTGTMTVVAGGGTQTGDNVPAFDYKLSYPFSVAVGPAGDLYFVQSGFAGLNNYSPTNNFLRKVDHSTGLITTIAGVGYSGDGGPAIDAELNAPSDIAIDPDGNLLIADTADNVIRKVDHDTGVITTIVGPGAVGYSGDNGPAADATLHSPAAIAVDAAGDLFIADAYNLAIRKVDHSTGLITTIATTSQMSGFVAASAVGDVYFPGNLSVMKIDHVSGVISKVAGGGSNNGDGELATTAQINPYDVTVDTAGNLFIADANGFRIREVNHTTGIITTLAHVAATTITLGTDGNIFTTGLDGNQVDEINPVTGIVIPIVIDRDSALGDDGPALNASLTASGLAVDSAGNLFIADSQHDRVREILRDVIVNVSSPQQTASTAATSAVQTKPASTLVDNLMSRNTFDSASRIVDGPMPLFDQQNDLTVGALTASTVNDELLTIIASARRTGDRG
- a CDS encoding VOC family protein, which gives rise to MAERAKNTICLWYNGGAEEAAQFYAKTFPDSSVDAVHRAPDDYPSGKAGDVITVEFTVLGIPCIGLNGGPAFQHNEAFSFQVATVDQAETDRYWNAIVGNGGQESACGWCKDKWGLSWQITPVVLTEAYTSSDRAAAKRAFNAMMTMTKIDIAKIEAALRG
- a CDS encoding dockerin type I domain-containing protein, with the translated sequence MDRLSNTVDRYSSTGQFLGTLISDNQNLNQPDGIVLSPDHTKLFVASSQNNEVVEYDYNYAAGTATNPSVFATAAQGLEFPSSMVFSPDGTKLYVANLGGDGVSQLNLNGTSAGPNITGGSSADFSGLAFTSSGQLIAGGFDGGSVAISDPSVSSFTDLISPNPSLQGLAGLLVNGNDLYVTGLFSSTFEKFNINTGQVDSSFSSAAGLAFPQGVILSPDGNSLLVGILGFSNGAGNISEYSFGGAFLGTFASPVSDPSKGFVEATSMIVVTGPTAPALPGDVNFDGIVNAQDLALVSSNWLHTGTGANDPPGDANHDGIVNAQDLALISSNWLATTSANAAAVPEPASLVMAGTVLVVLGVAARRRVH
- a CDS encoding tRNA-uridine aminocarboxypropyltransferase, with the translated sequence MDELQNTPSSLTEEREGRCLGCFRPRRDCYCASIPAVDNQTEILILQHRRERFHPFNTARMVHRALRNANLVADHISGIAARLVIGPQAGLLYPGPDAELLTNVPAEQRPRQLIVIDGTWHHAKTLVRDIPALHKVPRYRLAPREPSRYRIRREPSAALLSTVEATVAALRVLEPATHGLDQLLDAFYAMVERQLAQPKRDNGQRRNAARTRHGRNIPDALLGNLADVVVTYGESVRAGNSFDPSAQVPISWVAQRLGTGERFACLIRPPGKLADEVLGHLELTDDHFSGAIPLDRARALWQAFQRPTDVIALFNHGTARLLAQLAGQEADCHVLKAIDFNPQRRYSTLDDLIAHERLTVAPPWAIGRAGKRLANAVALVEHLRTLKQARMPLLGV